A stretch of Ignavibacteria bacterium DNA encodes these proteins:
- a CDS encoding PorT family protein, with product MRRFLTAFSAAVFVSVAVFAQDTPPPPRPTPAPTPAPAPAPAESSAKASTSNSSWGFKLMLGVGMPSYEGVEDETSTAGAWSAGLFWNWSTGGAVAFAIQPEFHYVYESGVTTTAVGTTELTTSTQSLRLPVLFKLELLDRAVIQPSIYAGPSFSYLLGAKNEGNGQSLDIEDPNKFQVGLAIGIDVTFLEIFVIDLRYNTKFTAIKEESFNGSTVSLSMNSFRAGVGLRF from the coding sequence ATGCGTAGGTTTCTTACAGCGTTTTCAGCAGCAGTGTTTGTTTCTGTAGCCGTGTTTGCCCAGGACACGCCTCCTCCTCCGAGACCGACCCCAGCTCCTACCCCAGCACCGGCACCAGCGCCAGCTGAATCAAGTGCAAAGGCATCAACAAGCAATTCCTCATGGGGCTTTAAACTTATGCTTGGTGTTGGCATGCCCAGCTACGAAGGTGTTGAAGACGAGACTTCTACGGCAGGTGCATGGTCAGCCGGTTTGTTTTGGAATTGGTCAACCGGTGGAGCTGTAGCCTTCGCTATCCAACCGGAATTCCATTACGTCTATGAATCCGGTGTCACCACTACAGCCGTTGGTACAACCGAGCTTACAACCTCCACACAGAGCCTTCGACTTCCTGTGCTCTTCAAGTTAGAACTCCTGGATCGTGCCGTCATCCAACCATCGATCTATGCTGGTCCATCCTTCTCCTACTTGCTCGGTGCAAAGAATGAAGGTAATGGTCAGTCTCTTGACATTGAAGATCCAAACAAATTCCAAGTCGGTCTAGCGATCGGTATCGACGTCACCTTCCTCGAGATCTTCGTGATCGACCTTCGTTACAACACGAAGTTCACCGCGATCAAGGAAGAGAGCTTCAACGGGTCCACAGTTTCCCTCTCGATGAATTCATTCCGCGCCGGCGTCGGTCTTCGATTCTAA
- the sucC gene encoding ADP-forming succinate--CoA ligase subunit beta has product MNIHEYQAKELLRQYGVPVLRGKAVFSAVDAGAVAFTDFVAQGVSAIVVKAQIHAGGRGKGIVHDPSSNAVIEVDGKPLRGVTVVTSGNLADRAYQIADGLIGNKLVTIQTGEEGKIVRRVLIEEGCRIEHEYYCSILLDRSVGKDLIMVSTEGGVEIETVAEETPEKLIKIHVDPTAGFMPFQARELAFGLGLSGASFKSFVSFITKLYKAYQEMDCAMMEINPLVTTPEGDFIALDAKVGFDDNAEYRHPEWAALRDIEEEDPLEVEAGKHSLNYIKLDGNVGCMVNGAGLAMGTMDIIQLAGGRPANFLDVGGGANVERISNAFRIMMSDPHVEAVLINIFGGIVRCDRVANGILEALKIVDVKVPVIVRLDGTNAEEAREILRKSGLNFLVAATLQEAAEKVTEALTGSAVNA; this is encoded by the coding sequence ATGAACATTCACGAATATCAAGCGAAAGAACTCCTTCGACAGTACGGTGTGCCTGTTCTGCGCGGCAAGGCTGTGTTCTCAGCCGTCGACGCCGGAGCAGTAGCCTTTACCGACTTCGTTGCGCAAGGTGTCTCAGCGATCGTTGTAAAAGCACAGATCCATGCCGGCGGACGTGGAAAGGGGATCGTTCATGACCCTTCTTCCAATGCAGTGATCGAGGTAGATGGTAAGCCCCTTCGTGGTGTTACGGTCGTAACATCCGGGAACCTGGCTGACCGTGCATATCAGATCGCTGACGGACTCATCGGCAACAAACTCGTGACGATCCAAACCGGCGAAGAAGGCAAGATCGTCCGCCGCGTTCTGATCGAAGAAGGCTGCCGTATCGAGCACGAGTATTATTGCTCCATCCTTCTCGACCGTTCCGTAGGTAAGGACCTGATCATGGTCTCTACCGAAGGTGGCGTTGAGATCGAGACAGTAGCCGAAGAAACACCGGAAAAGCTGATCAAGATCCACGTAGATCCAACAGCAGGATTCATGCCGTTCCAAGCACGCGAACTAGCTTTCGGACTTGGACTTAGCGGTGCTTCCTTCAAGAGTTTTGTCAGCTTCATCACGAAGCTTTACAAGGCCTATCAGGAGATGGACTGCGCCATGATGGAGATCAATCCGCTGGTTACAACACCAGAGGGCGACTTCATTGCCTTGGATGCCAAGGTCGGCTTCGACGACAACGCCGAATACCGTCACCCAGAATGGGCCGCATTGCGCGACATTGAAGAAGAAGACCCACTTGAGGTTGAAGCCGGCAAGCACAGCCTGAACTACATCAAACTCGACGGAAACGTAGGCTGCATGGTCAACGGAGCCGGTTTGGCCATGGGAACCATGGACATCATCCAGCTTGCGGGCGGACGTCCGGCCAACTTCCTGGACGTGGGTGGTGGGGCCAACGTAGAGCGCATTTCCAACGCCTTCCGCATCATGATGAGCGACCCACATGTTGAGGCCGTTCTAATCAACATCTTTGGCGGTATCGTACGCTGCGATCGTGTAGCAAATGGTATCCTCGAAGCACTGAAGATCGTGGATGTAAAGGTGCCTGTGATCGTTCGCTTGGACGGCACAAACGCTGAAGAAGCACGTGAGATTCTGCGTAAGTCAGGCCTGAACTTCCTTGTTGCAGCTACCTTACAAGAAGCTGCAGAGAAAGTAACTGAAGCCCTTACAGGTAGCGCAGTTAACGCTTAA
- a CDS encoding phosphate/phosphite/phosphonate ABC transporter substrate-binding protein, with product MRIARVYLLVIVAVLGWLTLRPFLVENMDPGSEKNPIRLMLTPSTDAQAIIKDGDVLAQYLYEKTGLHVKVAVPNYYITVVEAFGTDRADMAIMNTFSYLLAHSKYGARAVLRVARRYGELTYRGEFIVRANSGIDSLYQLQGKTIAYVDPSSTSGYIYPKEMLRLRGIVPKQEVFANGHNQVVTKVYQGDVDAGAVFYSRPDSATGERLDARAKVATEHPDVFDVVKVIALTEEIPNDPVVIRKGLPQDVADRLIAALLQFQETPQGKASLMTIASVEGFTRTNDAEYQDVRTLVAKYGVDVESTLRKKKR from the coding sequence ATGCGTATCGCCCGAGTCTATCTTCTGGTAATAGTTGCGGTTTTGGGCTGGTTAACCCTTCGCCCCTTCCTTGTTGAGAACATGGATCCGGGGTCCGAAAAGAACCCGATCCGACTCATGCTGACGCCGTCTACGGACGCCCAGGCCATCATCAAGGACGGCGATGTTTTGGCTCAATACCTCTACGAAAAGACCGGACTCCACGTGAAAGTGGCAGTGCCGAACTACTACATCACGGTGGTTGAGGCATTTGGGACCGATCGGGCGGATATGGCGATCATGAACACGTTCTCCTACCTGTTGGCACATTCGAAGTATGGTGCCAGGGCGGTGCTGCGTGTGGCCCGCCGGTATGGAGAGCTAACCTACCGTGGTGAGTTCATCGTCCGAGCCAATAGTGGGATCGATTCGCTCTATCAGTTGCAGGGTAAGACCATTGCCTACGTGGATCCTTCCTCAACGTCGGGCTATATCTACCCAAAGGAGATGCTCCGCCTGCGAGGGATCGTTCCGAAACAAGAAGTGTTCGCCAATGGACATAACCAGGTGGTCACCAAGGTCTATCAGGGCGATGTAGACGCCGGGGCTGTGTTCTATTCCCGACCGGACAGTGCAACCGGAGAACGTCTCGATGCACGAGCAAAGGTTGCCACCGAACACCCGGATGTGTTTGACGTGGTAAAGGTGATCGCCCTTACAGAAGAGATCCCGAACGATCCTGTCGTGATTCGAAAGGGGCTCCCGCAGGATGTAGCGGACAGGTTGATCGCTGCCCTTTTGCAGTTCCAGGAAACGCCACAGGGCAAGGCATCATTGATGACCATTGCCAGCGTAGAAGGATTCACGCGCACGAATGACGCGGAGTACCAAGACGTGCGGACCTTGGTGGCCAAGTATGGCGTTGATGTCGAAAGCACGTTGCGCAAGAAGAAACGCTAG
- a CDS encoding YtxH domain-containing protein, with product MEDNNGSYTKGFLIGAVVGGAVGAVVALLFAPKSGRELRRDIADKTEEVVDKAQQMFNKATGSVEDGLEDVVNEGRLAAERIVSSARHQADNLMSNAEQVLREAKNRAVKVSDAAKAGTEAFRSEIQ from the coding sequence ATGGAAGACAATAATGGCTCGTACACCAAGGGCTTTCTTATCGGTGCCGTAGTTGGTGGTGCTGTTGGTGCAGTGGTTGCATTGCTATTCGCGCCTAAGAGTGGTCGTGAACTTCGTCGTGACATCGCAGACAAAACAGAAGAAGTTGTAGACAAAGCACAACAGATGTTCAACAAGGCAACGGGCAGTGTAGAAGACGGTCTCGAAGACGTTGTCAACGAAGGTCGCCTTGCTGCTGAACGCATTGTTTCTTCGGCACGTCACCAGGCGGATAATCTCATGTCCAACGCCGAGCAAGTTCTTCGCGAAGCAAAGAACCGTGCGGTAAAGGTCAGTGACGCCGCCAAGGCCGGCACAGAAGCGTTCCGCTCAGAGATCCAATGA
- a CDS encoding HAD-IIIA family hydrolase: MDVDGTLTDGAMYYSERGEELKRFNTRDGMGITLLHRASIQTAIITSEHSPVVVRRAEKLRIQEVMLGSKDKTTTLLDMARRLSLSPEDIAYIGDDVNDLHVMRLCGFSACPVDAVEAIRETAHMVCQKPGGNGAVRELAEFILVAQNKPITLPERW; encoded by the coding sequence ATGGATGTGGATGGAACATTAACCGATGGGGCAATGTATTACTCCGAGCGTGGCGAAGAGCTTAAGCGTTTCAATACCCGAGACGGAATGGGCATAACGTTGCTTCACAGGGCCAGTATCCAAACGGCGATCATCACCAGTGAACACTCGCCCGTGGTTGTGAGGAGAGCTGAGAAGTTGCGGATCCAGGAAGTGATGCTTGGGTCAAAGGATAAGACCACAACATTGCTCGACATGGCCCGTCGTCTGTCTCTGTCGCCAGAAGACATTGCGTATATTGGTGACGATGTGAACGACCTCCATGTCATGCGACTTTGCGGCTTTTCGGCCTGTCCGGTCGATGCTGTTGAAGCGATCCGAGAGACTGCACACATGGTCTGTCAGAAGCCGGGTGGTAATGGGGCAGTTCGCGAATTAGCAGAATTCATTCTCGTTGCTCAGAACAAGCCAATAACGCTGCCTGAGCGATGGTAA
- the prmA gene encoding 50S ribosomal protein L11 methyltransferase: MAKRYVMLTLALPEEQMDIALGVLSGYPLVGIEQGVDECTVCFEQNDWQEAYTETIISEMVEMGLSASLKKLGSEDDQNWNAEWEASIDPVVVNDRIVIVPEWRADEYDLPLKLIITPKMSFGTGHHATTRMMCTLMEQYAKPGDTWVDVGTGTGVLAILAAKLGATHVYAFDNNEWSVVNSQENVERNDVKEIVRLELAELQDVTLPSCNGLAANLYRHLVIPFAPSFVNAVVPGGVILISGILKYDKDEVAAPFLELGCTITDSLAETEWCAIAFRTPDPRR; encoded by the coding sequence ATGGCCAAGCGATACGTTATGCTTACACTCGCTCTCCCGGAAGAGCAGATGGATATAGCCCTCGGCGTACTATCCGGATATCCGCTTGTTGGTATTGAACAAGGGGTGGATGAGTGCACGGTCTGCTTTGAACAGAATGATTGGCAAGAGGCCTACACCGAAACCATCATCAGTGAAATGGTGGAAATGGGGCTCTCTGCTTCTCTCAAAAAGCTCGGAAGCGAAGACGATCAGAATTGGAACGCTGAATGGGAAGCGAGTATCGATCCAGTGGTGGTAAATGACCGTATTGTGATCGTTCCCGAGTGGCGTGCCGATGAATATGATCTGCCGCTCAAGCTGATCATCACACCGAAGATGTCGTTCGGGACGGGACATCATGCCACAACACGCATGATGTGTACACTCATGGAGCAATACGCAAAGCCGGGCGATACTTGGGTGGATGTGGGAACGGGTACCGGTGTCTTGGCGATCCTCGCGGCAAAGCTTGGTGCCACGCATGTGTATGCCTTCGACAACAACGAATGGTCTGTTGTCAACAGTCAGGAGAACGTTGAGCGCAATGATGTGAAGGAGATCGTTCGACTGGAACTGGCGGAGTTGCAGGACGTAACGCTACCATCCTGTAATGGTTTGGCCGCCAACCTCTACCGTCACCTCGTGATCCCGTTCGCACCGTCATTCGTCAATGCCGTGGTCCCCGGCGGTGTGATCCTGATCTCCGGCATCTTGAAGTATGATAAGGACGAGGTTGCCGCTCCGTTCCTCGAGTTGGGATGCACAATCACCGATAGTTTAGCAGAGACCGAGTGGTGCGCGATTGCCTTCCGTACTCCGGATCCGCGTCGATGA